In the genome of Flavobacteriales bacterium, one region contains:
- the pyk gene encoding pyruvate kinase, whose translation MITKCKVVATLGPAISDRDVMRDMIQAGVNVFRINFSHASHEVAKQNVDQIHSLNDELGSNVAILADLQGPKLRVGVVKEGTFVKPGGELMMTTNECEGDGTRVFMTYQQFPQDVKPGERILLDDGKLVFETVETNGKDEVKVKVIQGGPLKSKKGVNLPNTKISLPCLTEKDMKDLHYALDLGVEWVAISFVRQAEDVMELKSIIRDRKSSAKVISKIEKPGAVADITRIIKETDALMVARGDLGVEIPMQGVPLIQKMITQKARAYSKPVIIATQMMESMIDGLTPTRAEVSDVANSVLDGADAMMLSGETSVGKYPVEVIKNMKKIIAHVEESSQIQREEYPPFDHSDERYVSDSICYNASRIADQIGAKAVLTNTHSGYTAFKISSHRPRTNIYVFTQNRTILNTLSLLWGVQGFYYDEYQSTDQTFQDIKDIIVEEGLAREGDLIIKIASMPIEERGMTNMLKISKVE comes from the coding sequence ATGATTACCAAATGTAAAGTCGTGGCCACTTTAGGACCGGCCATCTCGGACCGCGATGTCATGCGCGACATGATTCAAGCAGGCGTCAATGTGTTCCGAATCAACTTTTCACATGCCAGCCATGAGGTCGCCAAACAGAATGTCGACCAAATACATTCACTGAACGATGAACTCGGTAGCAATGTGGCTATATTGGCCGATCTCCAAGGCCCCAAGCTCCGCGTTGGAGTTGTGAAAGAAGGGACCTTCGTTAAGCCCGGAGGCGAGCTAATGATGACCACTAACGAATGCGAAGGAGATGGCACGCGAGTGTTCATGACCTATCAGCAATTCCCTCAGGATGTAAAGCCGGGAGAACGCATTTTGCTCGACGACGGAAAACTTGTTTTTGAAACGGTTGAGACCAACGGAAAAGACGAAGTTAAGGTCAAGGTGATCCAAGGAGGCCCTCTAAAATCCAAGAAAGGGGTAAATCTGCCCAATACCAAGATCTCCCTTCCTTGCCTTACGGAGAAGGACATGAAAGACCTTCATTATGCGCTTGATCTGGGGGTGGAGTGGGTTGCTATAAGTTTCGTCCGCCAGGCCGAAGACGTCATGGAGCTCAAATCGATCATTCGCGATCGTAAATCCAGTGCCAAGGTTATTTCGAAGATCGAGAAGCCCGGAGCCGTTGCCGATATCACGCGAATCATCAAAGAAACGGACGCGCTTATGGTAGCGCGCGGCGATTTAGGTGTGGAGATCCCCATGCAGGGAGTTCCACTCATTCAAAAAATGATCACCCAGAAAGCGCGGGCCTACAGCAAACCCGTTATCATCGCTACCCAGATGATGGAAAGCATGATCGACGGTCTTACCCCAACTCGCGCCGAGGTGAGCGATGTGGCCAACTCAGTACTTGACGGAGCCGATGCCATGATGTTATCGGGCGAGACCTCTGTGGGTAAATATCCGGTCGAGGTGATCAAGAACATGAAAAAGATCATCGCCCATGTCGAAGAATCGAGCCAGATACAACGCGAAGAGTATCCTCCTTTTGACCACAGCGACGAGCGATACGTCAGCGACAGCATCTGCTACAACGCGAGCCGAATCGCCGACCAAATCGGAGCTAAGGCGGTTTTGACCAATACACATTCCGGTTATACGGCCTTCAAGATCTCGAGCCATCGACCGAGAACAAATATCTACGTATTCACCCAGAATAGAACCATCTTGAACACTTTGAGCCTACTCTGGGGTGTGCAAGGTTTTTATTACGATGAATACCAAAGTACGGACCAAACCTTCCAGGATATCAAAGACATCATCGTTGAAGAAGGCTTGGCTCGTGAAGGCGACTTGATCATCAAGATCGCAAGTATGCCGATCGAAGAGCGCGGAATGACGAATATGTTGAAAATCAGTAAGGTAGAATGA
- a CDS encoding IPExxxVDY family protein, with protein MGAAKLTLELDYDYDFYLLGIRSDLADYRLVYFLNRDLEVRMKRSERDLLLEGLKGAAPTQYTYFEHEEADMDRDWFLASNRGSQLLPSADEGLFSGQEESYRTEYLLPELKTFDYLLVVHGLLGGHQEERLQTLVRNVPGVLAIKNVDPEQLKHRDHLLFLDQ; from the coding sequence ATGGGTGCCGCCAAACTCACACTAGAGCTCGATTACGACTACGACTTTTATCTATTGGGAATTCGCAGCGACCTAGCCGACTACCGTTTGGTCTATTTCCTCAATCGCGATCTAGAAGTACGGATGAAGCGTAGCGAACGGGATCTGTTACTCGAAGGACTTAAAGGGGCCGCGCCAACACAATACACCTATTTTGAGCACGAAGAAGCCGATATGGACCGCGATTGGTTCTTGGCATCGAATCGGGGTAGCCAGTTACTTCCCAGCGCCGACGAGGGCTTATTCTCGGGCCAGGAAGAAAGTTACCGAACAGAGTACTTGCTTCCCGAGCTGAAGACCTTTGACTATTTATTGGTGGTACACGGACTTCTGGGAGGCCATCAAGAAGAGCGACTACAAACGCTGGTTCGCAACGTTCCCGGGGTGCTGGCCATCAAGAACGTGGACCCCGAACAACTAAAGCACCGCGATCATCTACTTTTTCTCGATCAGTAG
- the rnc gene encoding ribonuclease III, with protein MKLLNIFKENPRLEEDGGFFDRLKKVLGFAPKNLALYHQAFSHSSYVRGKDEDHNERMEYLGDAILDAVVSDYLYHKYPEEDEGFLTQNRSKIVSRKSLNRFAEELELEPMIRQNLDQSQCSRHLLGNVMEALVGAIFLDRGYEVADTFIRDRMIARFVDEGELHQEVLSYRSVIHEWAQKSRVELEFEIEDASGPSHDRTYKSTLIIDGEKAGDGSGSSKKSAKEQAAKVAIEKLGIQI; from the coding sequence ATGAAGCTCCTGAACATATTTAAAGAGAATCCCCGTCTTGAAGAAGATGGGGGTTTTTTTGACCGACTCAAGAAAGTCCTTGGGTTCGCGCCCAAAAACTTGGCCCTTTACCATCAGGCTTTTTCGCACAGCTCCTATGTCCGCGGTAAAGACGAAGATCACAATGAGCGGATGGAGTACCTGGGCGATGCCATTTTAGACGCCGTGGTGTCGGACTACCTTTATCATAAATACCCCGAAGAAGACGAGGGCTTTTTGACCCAGAACCGATCGAAGATCGTGAGTCGTAAGAGTCTGAATCGCTTTGCCGAGGAATTGGAGCTTGAACCGATGATCCGCCAGAACCTCGACCAAAGCCAGTGCTCTCGCCACTTGCTCGGGAATGTTATGGAAGCGCTGGTCGGCGCGATTTTCTTAGATCGAGGATACGAGGTGGCCGATACCTTCATTCGCGACCGCATGATCGCCCGCTTTGTCGATGAAGGTGAACTGCATCAGGAAGTATTGAGCTACCGAAGTGTCATACACGAATGGGCTCAGAAATCTCGTGTAGAATTGGAGTTCGAGATTGAAGACGCTTCGGGCCCAAGTCACGACCGTACGTACAAGAGCACATTGATCATTGATGGAGAAAAGGCAGGAGATGGTTCGGGGTCGAGTAAGAAATCGGCCAAAGAACAAGCGGCTAAAGTCGCCATTGAGAAACTCGGAATCCAGATCTGA
- the fabF gene encoding beta-ketoacyl-ACP synthase II, with translation MELKRVVVTGMGALTPIGNNLAEYGEGLTTGRSGAAPITKFDASKFKTQFACEVKNFDPLEHLDRKEARKMDPFTQYALVTAEEAMQDSGIDLEAINHDRAGVIWGSGIGGFLTFSQETENYFEGDRTPRFNPFFIPKMIIDIAAGQISIKYGFRGPNFATVSACASSSNAIIDSFNYIRMGKADIMVTGGSEAAVVDSGIGGFNAMYALSTRNDDPATASRPFDKDRDGFVLGEGAGALILEEYEHAKARGAKIYAEVAGGGMSADAHHLTAPHPEGLGAKNVMLYALEDAGMSPDEVDYVNVHGTSTPLGDIAETKAIQQVFGEQAYKLNISSTKSMTGHLLGAAGAVEAIASVLAMKHGMVPPTINHFTDDPDLDDKLNLTFNTVQKREIRAALSNTFGFGGHNASVLFKKVD, from the coding sequence ATGGAACTGAAGCGAGTTGTGGTCACCGGTATGGGGGCCCTCACGCCGATCGGGAATAACCTTGCCGAGTATGGGGAAGGATTGACGACCGGTAGAAGTGGGGCGGCACCCATCACCAAATTCGACGCTTCCAAGTTCAAGACGCAGTTTGCCTGCGAGGTCAAGAATTTTGACCCGTTGGAGCATCTTGATCGTAAAGAAGCGCGAAAAATGGATCCGTTCACCCAGTACGCGTTGGTGACGGCCGAAGAGGCGATGCAGGATTCAGGCATCGACCTAGAGGCCATCAATCACGATCGCGCCGGGGTGATCTGGGGTTCAGGTATTGGTGGGTTCTTGACCTTCAGCCAGGAGACCGAGAACTATTTCGAAGGGGACCGCACTCCGCGTTTTAACCCGTTCTTTATTCCCAAGATGATCATCGATATCGCCGCCGGACAAATTTCCATCAAGTATGGATTCCGCGGCCCTAATTTCGCTACGGTTTCGGCCTGTGCGAGTTCGTCGAACGCGATCATCGATTCATTCAACTACATCCGTATGGGTAAGGCCGATATCATGGTCACCGGTGGCTCAGAAGCTGCTGTGGTCGACTCCGGTATCGGTGGATTCAACGCCATGTACGCCTTAAGCACTCGGAACGACGATCCGGCAACGGCGTCGCGTCCGTTCGATAAGGATCGCGATGGTTTCGTTCTCGGAGAGGGAGCCGGAGCGCTCATTCTCGAGGAGTACGAGCATGCGAAAGCACGTGGAGCCAAGATCTATGCGGAGGTAGCCGGTGGTGGGATGTCGGCCGATGCACATCACCTTACTGCTCCACATCCAGAGGGACTCGGAGCCAAGAATGTGATGCTCTATGCACTGGAAGATGCCGGAATGTCGCCTGATGAAGTGGACTACGTAAACGTTCACGGTACCAGTACTCCCTTGGGAGATATCGCGGAAACCAAGGCTATTCAGCAGGTATTTGGCGAGCAAGCATATAAATTGAATATCTCTTCGACGAAGAGTATGACGGGACACTTGCTCGGAGCGGCCGGAGCGGTCGAAGCCATTGCCTCGGTATTGGCCATGAAGCACGGTATGGTTCCTCCAACGATCAACCATTTTACAGATGATCCGGACTTGGACGATAAGTTGAACCTGACGTTCAACACGGTTCAGAAACGCGAGATCAGGGCGGCGTTGAGTAACACTTTCGGATTCGGAGGGCACAACGCATCGGTTCTCTTTAAAAAGGTGGACTGA
- a CDS encoding acyl carrier protein, which produces MSDIASRVKAIIVDKLGVDENEVTQEASFTNDLGADSLDTVELIMEFEKEFDIQIPDDQAENIGTVGEAIKYIEEAK; this is translated from the coding sequence ATGTCTGACATTGCATCACGTGTGAAAGCAATCATCGTTGATAAACTCGGAGTTGACGAAAACGAAGTTACTCAAGAAGCGAGCTTCACCAACGATTTAGGAGCTGACTCACTGGATACCGTTGAGCTGATCATGGAATTCGAAAAAGAATTCGACATCCAGATTCCAGACGATCAAGCTGAGAACATCGGTACAGTAGGCGAAGCCATCAAGTACATCGAAGAAGCAAAATAA